One Bacteroidia bacterium genomic region harbors:
- a CDS encoding bifunctional 3,4-dihydroxy-2-butanone-4-phosphate synthase/GTP cyclohydrolase II, translating to MSSIHFDTIDEAIKDILQGKMIIVVDDEDRENEGDFVIAARFATPEVVNFMATVGKGLICVPLEEARCDALGLGLMVQQNSAQFQTQFTVSVDFLGDGCTTGISAYDRSRTIKALIDPETKPEDLGRPGHIFPLRAKEDGVLRRAGHTEAAIDLARLAGLEPAGVIVEIMNDNGTMARLPDLSKIAQQYQLRLITIQDLISYRLRTESLVTREVSVSLPTKYGDFQLTAYTHNHTGQEHLAIHKGKWTSEDTVLTRVHSSCFTGDILGSLRCDCGDQLTAAMQQIEKHGSGVVLYMNQEGRGIGLINKLKAYHLQEKGLNTVQANIELGFRPDERDYGIGAQILRDLGIRKLRLMTNNPTKRAGLQGYGLEIVDTVPIECTPNIHNHNYLRTKKELMGHEILLEE from the coding sequence ATGTCATCTATACATTTTGACACCATTGACGAGGCTATTAAAGATATTTTGCAAGGCAAAATGATTATAGTCGTGGACGATGAGGACAGAGAAAACGAAGGAGATTTTGTAATAGCTGCTCGTTTTGCCACACCGGAAGTGGTTAATTTTATGGCTACCGTAGGTAAAGGCTTAATATGTGTGCCATTAGAAGAAGCTCGTTGTGATGCGTTAGGCTTAGGGCTTATGGTTCAGCAGAATAGCGCTCAGTTTCAAACCCAATTTACAGTTTCTGTTGATTTTTTAGGAGATGGATGCACTACCGGTATTTCTGCCTACGACCGTTCCAGAACTATCAAAGCCTTAATAGATCCGGAAACGAAGCCCGAAGACTTAGGCAGACCGGGGCATATTTTTCCGCTAAGAGCTAAAGAAGATGGCGTTTTGAGGCGAGCTGGGCATACAGAAGCAGCTATTGACTTGGCTCGCTTAGCTGGCCTTGAACCAGCCGGCGTTATCGTAGAAATAATGAACGATAACGGAACAATGGCCAGACTTCCCGACCTCTCCAAAATAGCCCAACAATATCAACTGCGGCTCATTACGATACAAGACTTAATCAGCTACCGGTTGCGCACAGAATCCCTTGTTACAAGAGAAGTTTCCGTTTCTTTACCCACAAAATATGGAGACTTCCAGCTAACAGCCTATACACACAACCATACCGGCCAAGAACATTTAGCTATTCATAAAGGAAAGTGGACATCCGAAGATACTGTACTTACCAGAGTGCATTCATCTTGTTTTACCGGAGATATTTTAGGGTCATTACGCTGCGATTGTGGAGACCAATTAACTGCCGCCATGCAACAAATTGAAAAACATGGCTCAGGAGTAGTGCTGTATATGAACCAAGAAGGCAGAGGAATCGGGCTTATCAACAAGTTAAAAGCATATCACTTACAAGAAAAAGGGCTAAATACTGTTCAAGCAAATATCGAATTGGGCTTTCGCCCTGACGAACGAGATTATGGCATTGGAGCCCAAATTCTACGGGATTTAGGTATCCGAAAACTACGCCTAATGACCAACAACCCCACCAAACGTGCCGGCTTGCAAGGATATGGCCTCGAAATAGTAGATACCGTTCCCATAGAGTGCACTCCTAACATTCATAATCATAACTACTTACGTACCAAAAAAGAACTTATGGGGCACGAAATTCTCCTTGAAGAATAA
- the lpxK gene encoding tetraacyldisaccharide 4'-kinase, which translates to MFFVRTFILIPLSWFYRFVVFVRLKLYKWGILRTHNLPVKVISVGNLSTGGTGKTPACIMLIRKFQLQGLKVAYLSRGYMRKTTGFVNVAPNSLAEEVGDEALLVKNRFPEIPVAVCEDRYQGGLRLVAENKLDAIILDDAFQHVQLHRDLDFLVVDATTPPWKDKLLPIGRLREPYRNYKRSDLMFVTKINPDTERQFRTRIAIPKVYLKTKVTKLQHCFIPTKQMDNFATERISCIVFSGLGNNQAFHNYLNSLNINVLKFYPFPDHHIFSAKQLKAIKEKFTRFSKQTFFKVPPILITTEKDYFRIKEKNYFCEIFGNQPIYYLKIETEIESGEDYLNTELSKLFNLAPSLDTVSLSV; encoded by the coding sequence ATGTTTTTTGTACGTACATTTATCTTAATACCATTGAGTTGGTTCTATAGATTTGTTGTATTTGTTCGGTTGAAATTATACAAGTGGGGGATTCTTCGCACCCATAATTTACCTGTAAAAGTTATTTCAGTAGGGAATTTGTCCACTGGTGGTACAGGAAAAACGCCCGCCTGCATAATGTTAATACGCAAGTTTCAATTGCAAGGGCTAAAAGTTGCGTATCTTAGTCGTGGGTATATGCGAAAAACAACCGGATTTGTGAATGTTGCCCCCAACAGTTTGGCTGAAGAAGTTGGAGATGAAGCTTTATTAGTTAAAAATCGTTTTCCGGAAATTCCGGTGGCAGTCTGTGAAGACCGCTATCAAGGTGGGCTTAGATTAGTTGCAGAAAATAAATTAGATGCTATTATTTTAGATGATGCTTTCCAGCACGTTCAGCTACATAGAGATTTGGATTTTTTAGTAGTAGATGCAACTACCCCCCCGTGGAAAGATAAATTACTTCCCATAGGAAGACTTAGAGAACCTTATAGAAACTACAAACGATCTGATTTAATGTTTGTTACCAAAATAAACCCTGATACAGAACGACAATTTCGTACCCGAATTGCTATCCCTAAAGTCTATCTTAAAACAAAAGTAACAAAGCTACAACATTGCTTTATTCCTACCAAACAAATGGATAATTTCGCAACTGAACGAATCTCTTGTATTGTATTTTCCGGCTTAGGGAATAATCAAGCCTTTCATAATTATCTAAATTCTCTAAATATCAATGTGTTGAAATTTTATCCTTTTCCTGACCATCATATCTTTTCTGCAAAACAATTAAAAGCTATAAAAGAAAAGTTCACCCGTTTCTCTAAACAAACATTTTTTAAAGTTCCTCCAATATTAATTACCACAGAAAAAGATTATTTTCGGATTAAAGAAAAAAACTACTTTTGTGAGATTTTCGGTAATCAGCCGATTTACTACTTAAAAATCGAAACCGAAATTGAATCTGGCGAAGATTATCTAAACACAGAATTATCAAAATTATTTAACTTAGCACCTTCATTAGATACAGTTTCTTTAAGTGTATAA
- a CDS encoding Ig-like domain-containing protein, with the protein MSGTVAGQVNKTREDYERFLQNHPFLNREKFLRKGYKIIPKYDRPDYAREMEIIKTMDPATGQVPWEKKLIAYQQTRALQQKIASGIVPYAGISNVNWVERGPNNVGGRTRALMFDPNDPSKKKVWAGGVTGGIWYNNDITNASSSWNKISDLWESISISCITYDPNNTQIFYIGTGEGFGAGAGRGAGIWKTMDGGNTWTQLSATTNFFYVNDIMVRNEAGLSVIYAAIASEYYEGVWHGVGEGLQRSVDGGTTWAQVLPNISGNPYQPSDIEIGADNRIYIGSKSNSYGNGGGTILYSTTGLSGSWTIVNKYSGVTNVGRIELACAPSNANILYAMVEAGNKVYTCATSKDKGVTWTNHAQPDDADTGIAPTDFSRDQAWYDLILAVDPNNPLRVIAGAIDLFLSADSMGTWAQISKWSNNPNMNTLSCSIVHADQHAISFQPGSSNTVIFGNDGGVSYTSQLNVAASSNVISSRNKGYNVTQFYSSALHPTAGSNLMLAGAQDNGTQRFSNPGMNATVEVNGGDGAFCFIDQDQPQYMIASYVYNDYSRSSDGGSSFPTQLSSNTNGSFINPADYDNRENILYSGRTTTTIQRITNVTGTPTTASVTVTGLGSQASAFACSPYSTPGTSTVFVGTSAGKLFKLTNAHTTPTVTNITGASFPTGYISCIEIGASENELLVTFSNYNVKNIWYTTNGGTTWVSKDEAAYGLPDMPIRWAIFRISDRKQVLVATETGVWSTTDITAANPGWQPTNTGMGNVRCDMLQIRSSDYTVMASAHGRGVFTMNAFSPPDADFYSDKQVTYLSTDITFTDNSVQASSYSWNFGSGAVPATATGAGPHTVQYTTAGKKTVTLTINGGVDVETKTDYIHILPSYSGSYTLAMGGDFESNVNDFAANNVSGTPFERGNSAISGKNSVVSGANAWVTGLSASNYASNTVAYLYTPNFDFSLAGTYTIAFKAKYDFSSDVGYDGYRLEYSTDKGATWLHLSPAVAANWYDRNTATDNTVFPPSTPFFSALITSYSNRTRDISALAGNTNVAFRWVFKSDLSITDVGLAIDDFTLTAPSDITPPTILTLSPPDNATGVAITSNLVMTFSENIQKGTGNILIKENGTTTQTINVTSGSVTISGSTVTIDPSDFTQGAVINIEMPAGIFKDMANNNFAGILISTAWDFCTTPTASTPGSNSPVCEGTNL; encoded by the coding sequence TTGTCAGGAACTGTAGCCGGGCAGGTAAATAAAACCCGCGAAGATTATGAGCGATTTCTGCAAAATCATCCTTTTTTAAATAGAGAAAAGTTTTTAAGAAAGGGATATAAAATAATCCCCAAATACGACAGGCCGGACTATGCTCGGGAAATGGAGATTATCAAAACGATGGATCCAGCAACCGGTCAAGTTCCTTGGGAAAAGAAACTCATTGCGTATCAACAAACACGCGCTTTACAACAAAAAATTGCAAGCGGTATTGTGCCTTATGCCGGAATATCTAATGTAAACTGGGTTGAGCGCGGACCTAACAACGTTGGAGGACGTACCCGTGCATTAATGTTTGACCCAAATGACCCAAGTAAGAAAAAAGTATGGGCAGGCGGCGTTACCGGAGGTATCTGGTACAATAATGACATTACTAATGCAAGTTCTTCTTGGAACAAAATAAGTGACCTATGGGAATCTATCTCTATATCATGCATTACGTATGACCCTAATAATACCCAAATTTTTTATATTGGAACCGGTGAAGGTTTTGGCGCTGGCGCAGGACGAGGAGCCGGAATATGGAAAACTATGGATGGCGGAAATACATGGACTCAGCTATCCGCTACAACAAATTTCTTTTATGTAAATGACATTATGGTTCGAAACGAAGCAGGGCTTAGTGTGATTTATGCGGCGATAGCCAGTGAGTATTACGAAGGAGTTTGGCACGGTGTTGGTGAAGGATTACAACGCTCCGTTGACGGCGGCACTACTTGGGCACAAGTTTTACCCAATATTTCCGGAAATCCATACCAGCCCTCAGATATAGAAATCGGGGCAGATAACCGCATCTACATTGGCTCTAAAAGTAATTCTTACGGCAACGGCGGCGGTACAATTTTGTATTCTACTACCGGCCTATCCGGATCTTGGACAATTGTAAATAAATATTCCGGAGTTACAAACGTTGGCCGGATAGAACTCGCTTGCGCACCCTCTAATGCCAATATTTTATATGCTATGGTAGAAGCAGGGAACAAAGTTTATACCTGTGCCACATCAAAAGACAAAGGTGTAACCTGGACAAACCACGCGCAGCCTGATGACGCAGATACAGGAATCGCACCAACAGACTTTTCAAGAGACCAAGCTTGGTATGACCTGATATTAGCCGTTGACCCAAATAATCCACTACGAGTCATAGCCGGTGCCATTGACTTATTCCTATCAGCAGATTCTATGGGTACATGGGCACAAATTTCTAAATGGTCTAATAACCCAAACATGAATACCTTAAGTTGCTCAATCGTACATGCCGACCAACATGCCATCTCTTTTCAACCCGGATCAAGCAATACCGTTATCTTTGGTAATGACGGAGGAGTATCTTATACATCCCAGCTAAATGTCGCTGCGTCTAGTAATGTAATATCTTCCAGAAACAAAGGTTATAATGTAACCCAATTTTATTCATCTGCATTACATCCTACAGCTGGAAGCAATCTTATGCTTGCCGGAGCTCAAGATAACGGAACACAACGTTTTTCTAACCCGGGAATGAACGCTACCGTTGAAGTTAATGGCGGAGACGGAGCCTTCTGCTTTATAGACCAAGACCAACCCCAATACATGATTGCCTCTTATGTCTATAACGACTATAGTCGATCCTCAGATGGCGGTTCAAGTTTTCCTACCCAACTTTCCAGCAATACAAATGGTTCTTTCATAAACCCTGCAGATTATGATAATCGAGAAAATATTTTATATTCGGGTAGAACTACTACAACTATCCAACGTATCACCAATGTAACTGGAACGCCTACCACAGCGTCCGTTACCGTTACAGGATTGGGTAGCCAAGCATCTGCGTTCGCTTGTTCCCCCTACTCTACACCGGGAACATCTACGGTTTTTGTGGGCACTTCTGCCGGAAAACTCTTTAAGCTAACCAATGCTCACACAACTCCTACTGTAACCAACATTACCGGGGCTTCTTTTCCTACGGGATATATTTCTTGTATAGAAATCGGTGCTTCAGAAAATGAACTCTTAGTAACATTTTCAAACTATAACGTAAAAAATATTTGGTACACAACGAACGGTGGAACTACTTGGGTTAGTAAAGACGAGGCTGCCTATGGCTTGCCAGATATGCCAATTCGTTGGGCAATATTTAGAATTTCAGATAGAAAACAGGTACTTGTAGCAACCGAAACTGGGGTCTGGTCAACAACTGATATTACAGCCGCCAATCCCGGATGGCAGCCAACCAATACCGGTATGGGGAATGTTCGTTGTGATATGCTGCAAATCCGTAGTAGTGATTATACAGTGATGGCCTCCGCGCACGGAAGAGGCGTATTCACCATGAATGCCTTTTCTCCTCCTGATGCTGACTTTTATAGCGATAAACAAGTTACTTATCTCTCTACCGATATTACATTTACAGATAATTCCGTTCAGGCATCCAGTTATAGTTGGAACTTTGGTTCAGGTGCCGTTCCTGCAACTGCAACAGGAGCTGGACCTCACACCGTTCAATATACTACTGCCGGCAAAAAAACAGTTACGCTAACAATTAACGGTGGGGTTGATGTAGAAACCAAAACCGATTATATCCATATTTTACCGTCTTATAGCGGATCTTACACCTTAGCTATGGGTGGCGATTTTGAATCAAATGTCAATGATTTTGCTGCAAATAATGTCTCCGGTACTCCATTTGAAAGAGGTAATTCCGCAATTTCAGGTAAAAACAGTGTTGTTTCCGGAGCAAACGCATGGGTTACCGGTTTATCAGCCTCTAATTATGCCAGTAATACGGTTGCATATTTATACACTCCAAATTTTGACTTCTCGTTAGCCGGCACATATACCATAGCCTTCAAAGCAAAATATGATTTTAGCTCTGACGTAGGTTATGACGGCTACCGCTTGGAATACTCAACAGATAAAGGAGCTACATGGCTTCATCTATCACCCGCTGTGGCCGCTAACTGGTATGATAGGAATACAGCTACTGATAATACTGTATTCCCTCCCTCTACACCTTTTTTCTCTGCGTTAATTACTTCTTACTCAAATAGAACCCGCGATATTTCTGCTTTAGCCGGAAATACAAACGTAGCTTTTCGATGGGTGTTTAAATCAGACCTGTCAATAACAGACGTAGGATTAGCTATTGATGACTTTACTTTAACAGCTCCCTCAGATATTACTCCACCGACTATTTTAACGCTATCTCCTCCTGACAACGCTACTGGGGTAGCCATTACCTCCAATCTCGTAATGACTTTTTCAGAAAATATCCAAAAAGGAACGGGTAATATCTTAATCAAAGAAAATGGAACTACTACACAAACTATCAATGTAACAAGCGGAAGTGTTACGATTTCTGGAAGTACTGTAACAATAGATCCAAGTGATTTTACGCAAGGAGCAGTTATTAATATTGAAATGCCCGCAGGGATATTTAAGGATATGGCAAACAACAATTTTGCTGGAATTTTGATTTCAACTGCTTGGGATTTTTGCACCACCCCTACTGCTTCAACGCCCGGCAGCAACAGCCCCGTATGCGAAGGAACAAACCTCA
- a CDS encoding SiaB family protein kinase encodes MVDLKSYYDRMENNEIIFAYKGIVTSELIKSILKMADTKMEAFGEERMIRKRMYSILIELLQNLIHHTEKKSESGMEGNSLLVISRIANCYQIATGNLVTRDAAVWLKSHIDRINSMTPEELRAFYTEVLTNEQISDKGGAGLGIIDIARKSKDNKINYNFKPVNDNFSFFSLFVYIQPTKTTDK; translated from the coding sequence ATGGTAGATCTAAAATCATACTACGACCGGATGGAAAACAACGAGATTATCTTTGCTTACAAAGGAATCGTTACGTCTGAGTTGATAAAAAGTATATTAAAAATGGCTGACACTAAAATGGAAGCCTTTGGAGAAGAACGTATGATCCGAAAACGGATGTACTCCATCTTGATAGAATTACTTCAAAACTTAATCCATCATACAGAAAAAAAGTCTGAATCCGGAATGGAGGGTAATTCTCTATTGGTAATCAGTAGGATAGCAAATTGCTATCAAATTGCTACGGGTAATTTAGTTACCCGGGATGCAGCCGTTTGGCTTAAATCCCACATAGACCGTATCAACTCAATGACACCCGAAGAACTTCGCGCTTTTTATACCGAAGTCCTTACTAATGAGCAAATATCCGATAAAGGCGGTGCAGGCTTAGGAATCATTGACATTGCACGAAAATCAAAAGACAATAAGATAAACTATAATTTTAAACCGGTAAACGACAACTTCTCTTTTTTTAGTTTGTTCGTTTACATTCAACCAACCAAAACAACAGATAAGTGA
- a CDS encoding DUF1987 domain-containing protein produces the protein MKPLLVPATDDTPKIDFNPESGELEIVGNSYPENSAQFYTPVIEWLTGYLSSPPEQVVFHFNFDYFNTSSAKFVLEILRILEIHYENGVKCLIKWHYYVDDIDVLESGEDYQSIVSLPFELVERDDTL, from the coding sequence ATGAAACCACTATTAGTTCCAGCTACAGATGATACTCCTAAAATAGATTTTAATCCGGAATCAGGTGAACTTGAAATCGTGGGAAACTCATATCCGGAAAACTCGGCACAATTCTACACTCCTGTTATTGAATGGCTTACAGGGTATTTATCTTCCCCACCAGAGCAAGTAGTATTCCACTTTAATTTTGACTATTTTAATACAAGCTCTGCTAAGTTCGTTCTTGAAATACTTAGAATATTAGAAATTCACTATGAAAATGGCGTAAAATGCCTTATTAAATGGCATTATTATGTAGATGATATTGATGTATTAGAATCCGGAGAAGACTACCAATCTATTGTATCTCTGCCATTTGAGTTAGTTGAACGTGATGATACACTTTAA
- a CDS encoding glycosyltransferase family 2 protein, with protein MDISVVIPAFEEAESLPELCTWIDTVMIKNNFEYEVWVIDDGSRDNTWQVIEDIHQKNPAVRGVRFLRNYGKSAALNVGFEKVTGKVVITMDADLQDSPDEIPELYQMILAGNDLVSGYKKKRFDPLSKTIPTKLFNWATRIVSGIHNLHDFNCGLKAYRHDVVKSIEVYGEMHRYIPFLAKGAGFSKIQEKVVQHRPRKYGVTKFGGIERFVNGLLDLLTLAFVIRFGRKPMHFFGLLGIASFCIGLIITIFLITQKLYYISQGLIIREIVAQPLFYLSLVAIIVGSQLFLTGFLGELITRNSPERNKYLISKEL; from the coding sequence ATAGATATTTCAGTAGTTATTCCTGCGTTTGAAGAGGCGGAATCGCTGCCGGAGCTTTGTACGTGGATTGACACCGTCATGATAAAGAATAACTTTGAGTATGAAGTTTGGGTTATTGACGACGGAAGCCGCGATAATACATGGCAAGTAATTGAAGATATTCACCAGAAAAATCCGGCTGTCCGTGGAGTTCGGTTTCTACGTAATTATGGAAAGTCTGCTGCATTAAATGTTGGTTTTGAGAAAGTTACCGGAAAGGTAGTAATTACAATGGATGCCGATTTACAAGATAGCCCGGATGAAATCCCAGAACTCTATCAGATGATTTTGGCAGGAAATGACTTAGTTAGTGGTTACAAGAAAAAACGTTTTGACCCGCTGAGCAAAACAATTCCAACTAAGCTATTTAACTGGGCAACCCGCATTGTTTCTGGTATTCACAACCTACACGATTTTAACTGCGGTTTAAAAGCGTATAGGCACGATGTTGTAAAATCTATAGAAGTCTATGGAGAAATGCACCGCTATATCCCGTTTTTAGCTAAGGGCGCAGGATTTTCAAAAATCCAAGAAAAGGTCGTTCAGCACCGCCCAAGGAAATATGGTGTTACAAAATTTGGCGGAATAGAGCGTTTTGTAAATGGCCTCTTGGACTTGCTAACCTTAGCGTTTGTAATCCGTTTTGGACGTAAACCCATGCACTTTTTTGGACTTTTAGGAATCGCTTCATTCTGTATCGGCCTGATAATCACTATCTTTCTAATAACCCAGAAACTTTACTACATAAGCCAAGGATTAATCATCAGAGAAATTGTTGCGCAGCCATTATTTTACCTTTCCTTAGTAGCTATAATCGTAGGCTCTCAACTGTTTTTGACCGGCTTCTTGGGAGAATTAATTACCAGAAACTCTCCAGAACGAAATAAGTATTTAATATCTAAAGAGCTATAA
- a CDS encoding purine-nucleoside phosphorylase: MTIAEQFEQTITYIRKQYSETPEIAIVLGTGMGKLANMIEVEKSLAYNFIPNFPISTVESHFGKLIFGTLAGKRVVAMQGRFHYYEGYSMFQITYPIRIFKLLGINTLLLSNAAGGLNPDYRCGHFMILDDHINLLPENPLRGQNIESFGPRFPEMSGPYDKDLINLALKIGRELALPISTGVYAAVSGPNLETRAENRYLRGIGADVVGMSTVPEAIIANHMGMRTFAISVVTDECALYERRPVLFEEILHVAGEAEPKLSELFSRLIAQID; the protein is encoded by the coding sequence ATGACAATTGCAGAACAGTTTGAGCAAACCATTACCTATATTCGTAAGCAATATAGCGAGACACCGGAAATAGCCATCGTTTTAGGTACCGGTATGGGAAAGTTAGCTAATATGATTGAGGTAGAAAAATCATTAGCCTACAATTTTATCCCGAATTTTCCGATAAGTACCGTAGAAAGCCATTTTGGTAAGTTGATATTTGGAACCCTTGCCGGCAAACGAGTAGTAGCTATGCAGGGGCGTTTTCACTATTATGAAGGCTACTCAATGTTTCAGATTACTTATCCAATACGAATATTTAAACTGTTGGGTATTAACACTTTGTTACTTTCTAATGCTGCCGGCGGCTTGAATCCCGATTACCGCTGCGGACATTTTATGATTTTAGATGATCATATAAATTTATTGCCGGAAAATCCACTTCGTGGCCAGAATATTGAGTCTTTTGGTCCCCGTTTTCCAGAGATGAGCGGCCCTTATGACAAAGACTTGATAAACTTAGCTTTAAAGATAGGCAGAGAACTTGCTTTACCGATTTCTACTGGTGTTTATGCGGCAGTATCCGGCCCTAACTTAGAAACAAGAGCAGAAAACCGTTACCTGCGTGGAATCGGCGCGGATGTAGTAGGAATGTCCACCGTTCCAGAAGCAATTATTGCTAACCACATGGGAATGAGAACGTTCGCTATTTCTGTTGTTACAGACGAATGTGCCCTCTATGAACGCCGCCCAGTTTTATTTGAAGAAATCCTGCACGTTGCCGGAGAAGCAGAACCCAAACTATCAGAACTATTCTCCCGATTGATAGCCCAAATAGATTAA
- a CDS encoding fibronectin type III domain-containing protein: CEGTNLNLTASTVSGATYYWTGPNGFTSTTQNPTRTNATLTMAGNYNVVAIVGSCTSSVASTNVTVNAAPTASTPGSNSPVCEGTNLNLTASTVSGATYYWTGPNGFTSTTQNPTRTNATLTMAGNYNVVTIVGSCTSSVASTNVTFKNASIISLFTTNVLQKEATINWTLSQTADSVRVFYKMQSSNHWGKIITLIGQNFLYQNTLTPGKTFEYKIETYANGCMDSSAIQTFETLPPCGIASNFTTTNIQTTQAKLSWIKSENPDSFVIWYRKSGNNNLVWIKVNVGIDTSRVITGLTNQTNYEWKLVAHCGASNFYAYPVQNFETPAPCGTVINLNVTDITSNRVKLWWDTIPGSTYQIAWRVINTVNWWNRTNVQGSPVFHASNLAPNTTYEWRVRSICNGENDQWSVLDTFTTGSLKDPIAHNDNSFSIYPNPTQGQFIARISAETGVRYSCKIISINGQEITQREGIIDSKPVDFAFDISDNAKGVYFLYLSIGEDVYIEKIVLK; the protein is encoded by the coding sequence TGCGAAGGAACAAACCTCAACCTGACTGCTTCAACAGTAAGCGGAGCTACCTATTACTGGACAGGACCAAACGGATTTACCTCAACAACCCAAAACCCAACCCGAACTAACGCCACCCTCACAATGGCCGGAAACTATAACGTAGTAGCCATAGTAGGCAGTTGCACCAGCTCAGTAGCCTCAACAAATGTTACCGTCAATGCTGCGCCTACTGCTTCAACGCCCGGCAGCAACAGCCCCGTATGCGAAGGAACAAACCTCAACCTGACTGCTTCAACAGTAAGCGGAGCTACCTATTACTGGACAGGACCAAACGGATTTACCTCAACAACCCAAAACCCAACCCGAACTAACGCCACCCTCACAATGGCCGGAAACTATAACGTAGTAACCATAGTAGGCAGTTGCACCAGCTCAGTAGCCTCAACAAATGTTACATTTAAAAATGCAAGTATAATTTCCTTATTCACTACCAATGTTTTGCAAAAAGAAGCTACTATAAACTGGACTCTTTCCCAGACGGCTGACTCTGTTAGGGTGTTCTACAAGATGCAGTCATCTAATCATTGGGGGAAAATAATTACCCTTATTGGCCAAAACTTTTTATATCAAAATACATTAACTCCGGGAAAAACCTTTGAGTATAAAATAGAAACTTACGCAAACGGTTGTATGGATTCATCAGCGATACAGACTTTTGAAACATTACCTCCTTGCGGTATTGCCTCTAACTTTACCACAACTAATATTCAAACTACTCAGGCAAAATTATCATGGATAAAAAGCGAAAATCCGGATAGTTTTGTGATTTGGTATCGGAAATCTGGAAATAATAACCTTGTATGGATAAAAGTAAACGTTGGCATTGATACCAGCCGAGTAATTACCGGATTAACAAATCAAACAAATTATGAGTGGAAATTAGTGGCACATTGTGGGGCTTCAAACTTTTATGCTTATCCAGTACAAAACTTTGAAACACCTGCTCCGTGTGGTACTGTTATTAACTTAAATGTTACGGATATTACTTCAAATCGGGTAAAATTGTGGTGGGATACAATACCCGGTTCTACATATCAGATAGCTTGGCGAGTAATAAATACTGTAAATTGGTGGAATAGAACGAATGTACAAGGTTCACCCGTATTTCATGCCAGTAATCTTGCTCCAAATACAACCTATGAATGGCGAGTTCGGTCTATCTGTAATGGAGAAAATGACCAATGGTCTGTTTTAGATACTTTTACAACAGGTAGTTTAAAAGATCCTATTGCCCACAATGATAATAGTTTTTCTATATATCCCAATCCTACACAAGGGCAATTTATCGCACGAATATCAGCAGAAACGGGCGTTCGATATAGCTGCAAAATCATTTCAATAAACGGACAAGAAATAACCCAAAGAGAAGGAATTATTGATTCTAAGCCAGTTGATTTTGCCTTCGACATTTCAGATAATGCCAAAGGAGTTTATTTTCTTTACCTAAGTATTGGAGAAGATGTTTATATTGAAAAGATAGTTCTGAAATAA